The DNA segment AAGTGTACTGGGGCTTTGCGGCCAATGAGAATCTGAGTAACGAAGAGTTGATCCGCGAAAACTATCAGGGGATCCGCCCTGCACCGGGCTATCCGGCTTGTCCTGAACATACGGAAAAGGGCCAGATCTGGAAATTACTGGATGTGGAAACCAACACCGGTATGCAACTGACCGAATCTTTCGCGATGTGGCCGGGCGCGGCGGTATCGGGCTGGTACTTCAGTCATCCTGATAGCAAATACTTCGCGGTGGCACAGATTCAGCGTGATCAGGTGGAAGATTATGCGACCCGTAAAAATATGCCGATCGCTGAAGTCGAGCGCTGGCTGGCGCCAAATTTGGGCTACGACGCCGACTAATAGTAAAAATGCCCGTGAATCCACGGGCATTTCAGATGACTGATAAACCTAAAAAATCCTATTCACCGGTGCCGGCACGAAGTTCTTAGCCCAACTTTTCCCACTCAGTTCACTTCCACATCTATATGCAACGCGTCATAGCGCCAGTATTCGAGATCGCAGTCGATAACCCGGTCATGCTGATCGCGGTTGGTGCGAGTAATAAATAACGCCGGGCTGCCGGAGGCGACCCTCAGCGCGCGCGAGGCCTCGTCGGTCAACAGCGTTGGCACCATATCGAAACGAACCCGCCCGTAGTGAATGTCATAACGTGAGGCATACAGGTCGGTCAGCGAAGAGGTGAGATCTGCGTCGAGAATGCCCTGAAAATACAGCGCATTGAGATAATGTTCGACGTACAAAACCGGGCGTCCATCAATATAACGCAACCGCCGGATACATATCACTTCGCTGTCCGGCGGCAACTGCAGCTTATGGCACACGGCCGTGCTGGCGATGCATTGTCTGGCATCGATCACTTCAGTTTGCGCACGACGCCCCTGGTCTCTCGCCATCGCATGAAAATGGCTACGTTGCAGCGGGTTATAAATAATGCGTGGAGGTGAGATAAACCAGCCACGCCGGACCTCGCGGTAAATCAGCCCCTGTGCTTCCAGCTGGCTTAATGCTTCACGCAACGTGATGCGGGTGGTGGAGAAATGTTCGCTCAGTGCGCGCTCAGATGGCAGCCTTCCTTCGGCCGAAAATGTCCCCGTCGCGATACTTTCACTCAACGCCTTACAGATCAGGGTCAGGGTAGTCTGCGGATCTCTCATCGGTCAGCAAGCCTCATTTCAGTGCGGTTATGCACCAATCCGACCTTTTTTTGTGTAAATAATGTGCGCACGTTAACAGCTGGAAGCTTAAAACTGCTGCTTTTTCAGGCTGACATATAATTATCACAATTGATCGTTAGATTGGCTTGGTTATTGCTGGACTAGACCAGCACCTCACACCCTACCATCTGGAGCTTCCGTTATGAAACAGTTGTTCGCTTCTGTGTTAACCAGCGCGCTCGTATTGTCCACCTCAACGGCTTTTGCCGCTGAGCCTCCCGCAGAACTTCTGAAAGCGGCGCAAGCTGAAGGAACGGTAAATAGTGTCGGTATGCCTGATGACTGGGCCAACTGGAAAGGAACCTGGAGTGATCTGAGCACCAAATACGGTCTCAAACACAGCGATACTGATATGAGTTCGGCGCAGGAAATTGCCAAGTTCCTCGCTGAAAAAGATAACGCCAGTGCCGATATCGGTGACGTGGGTGCCGCGTTCGGGCCGGTCGCCGTACAGAAGGGCGTCACTCAGCCTTATAAGCCAACGACGTGGGATCAGGTGCCTGACTGGGCGAAAGATAAAGATGGTATGTGGGCACTCGCTTACACCGGAACTATTGCGTTCATTATCGACAAGTCTCAGGTGAAGGACGAACCACACAGCTGGGCTGAACTGCTGAAGGGCAAATACAAAGTCACCATTGGTGATGTGAGTACCGCAGCGCAGGCCGCCAACGGCGTGCTCGCAGCTACATACGCCATGGGCGGTAACGAAACTAACCTGAAACCGGGTCTGGAATACTTCGGCAAGCTGG comes from the Enterobacteriaceae bacterium Kacie_13 genome and includes:
- a CDS encoding extracellular solute-binding protein; this encodes MKQLFASVLTSALVLSTSTAFAAEPPAELLKAAQAEGTVNSVGMPDDWANWKGTWSDLSTKYGLKHSDTDMSSAQEIAKFLAEKDNASADIGDVGAAFGPVAVQKGVTQPYKPTTWDQVPDWAKDKDGMWALAYTGTIAFIIDKSQVKDEPHSWAELLKGKYKVTIGDVSTAAQAANGVLAATYAMGGNETNLKPGLEYFGKLAKAGRLSLSNPVIASLEKGEVQVGVVWDFNGLSYRDKIDKTRFDVVIPSDGSITSGYTTIINKFAKHPNAAKLAREYIFSDAGQINLAQGYARPIRADHITLPDDVKAKLLPSSEYKNAHPIADPAAWDKSAKTLPRLWQENVMINMQQ
- a CDS encoding UTRA domain-containing protein, producing MRDPQTTLTLICKALSESIATGTFSAEGRLPSERALSEHFSTTRITLREALSQLEAQGLIYREVRRGWFISPPRIIYNPLQRSHFHAMARDQGRRAQTEVIDARQCIASTAVCHKLQLPPDSEVICIRRLRYIDGRPVLYVEHYLNALYFQGILDADLTSSLTDLYASRYDIHYGRVRFDMVPTLLTDEASRALRVASGSPALFITRTNRDQHDRVIDCDLEYWRYDALHIDVEVN